One window of Bacteroidota bacterium genomic DNA carries:
- the der gene encoding ribosome biogenesis GTPase Der — protein MSKLLAIVGRPNVGKSTLFNRLVESRKAIVDDISGVTRDRQYEYSDWSGREFLVVDTGGYVENSDDIFEIEIRKQVEFAVEEADVILFMVDTSVGITSQDQTFAAYLRKVKKPIVIVANKTDNHARINDTYEFFSLGFKEVIPVSSINGSGTGELLDKVVELFGDEDEVSEANNEDLMKIAVIGKPNVGKSTFVNALLGADRNIVSTIPGTTRDSIHADYNKFGKRFTLIDTAGLRKKSSVHEDIEFYSVIRAVKAIDESDVCFMLIDAQDGIQSQDQSIMSLVERRRKGLVILLNKWDLVDKETNTAKDYETAIKKKMAPFNDVPIITISALTKMRVMKALDTALEVFENRKRKISTSELNKVMLEAINEFHPPAVKGKFVRIKYVTQIAASFPFFAFFCNHPQYVKDAYRRYLENKLREKFSFNGVPIRISFRKK, from the coding sequence ATGAGTAAACTGCTTGCTATTGTTGGACGACCTAATGTAGGGAAATCAACCTTGTTTAATCGCTTGGTTGAAAGCAGAAAAGCTATTGTTGATGATATTAGTGGAGTAACCAGAGATCGTCAATACGAATACTCTGATTGGTCAGGCAGAGAATTTCTTGTAGTTGATACAGGTGGTTATGTAGAAAATTCAGATGATATTTTTGAAATTGAAATCAGGAAACAAGTCGAATTTGCTGTTGAAGAAGCCGATGTAATTTTGTTTATGGTTGATACCAGTGTGGGGATTACAAGTCAAGATCAAACTTTTGCTGCCTACTTGCGAAAAGTTAAGAAACCCATTGTTATTGTAGCCAATAAAACGGATAATCATGCGCGAATAAACGATACATACGAGTTTTTCTCACTAGGTTTTAAAGAGGTAATTCCTGTTTCATCCATTAATGGATCAGGAACTGGGGAGCTACTTGATAAAGTTGTTGAACTATTTGGAGATGAAGATGAAGTAAGTGAAGCTAACAATGAGGATTTGATGAAAATTGCTGTTATTGGCAAACCTAATGTAGGGAAATCTACTTTTGTGAATGCCTTGTTAGGAGCAGATCGAAATATTGTTTCAACTATTCCTGGAACCACTCGCGATTCTATTCATGCTGATTATAATAAATTTGGTAAACGTTTTACCCTTATCGATACGGCTGGATTAAGAAAGAAGAGTTCCGTGCATGAAGATATTGAGTTTTACTCCGTGATTCGTGCAGTCAAAGCAATTGACGAATCGGATGTTTGTTTTATGCTCATTGATGCACAAGATGGAATTCAAAGTCAGGATCAAAGTATTATGAGCCTGGTTGAGAGAAGAAGAAAGGGTTTAGTTATTTTGTTGAATAAATGGGATTTGGTTGACAAAGAGACCAACACAGCAAAAGATTATGAAACTGCTATTAAAAAGAAGATGGCACCTTTCAACGATGTACCTATTATTACCATATCAGCCTTGACTAAAATGAGAGTCATGAAAGCTCTCGATACAGCATTGGAAGTTTTTGAAAATAGAAAAAGGAAAATATCTACCTCTGAATTAAACAAGGTAATGTTGGAAGCTATAAATGAGTTTCATCCTCCAGCTGTTAAAGGAAAATTTGTTCGAATTAAATATGTAACTCAAATCGCTGCATCATTTCCATTTTTTGCTTTTTTCTGTAATCATCCTCAATATGTTAAAGATGCATACAGACGTTATTTAGAGAATAAGTTAAGGGAAAAGTTTAGTTTTAATGGTGTTCCTATCAGAATATCATTTCGAAAAAAATAA
- a CDS encoding PorT family protein — protein sequence MKFGKILLFVSLFVLGIALSSQAQLFYGFKGGYTGYKLSGDTYGGINSLKSPSGGAILGYKMKIDFSIQGEFLYVNKGVHQLFTHQKTVHSFESDTTPVTILDTKKYDNSLTLSYIEVPILFKKSFSFKGGVFPYDRKTGKLDLDIFLGPYMGYRFGSSNKLTTVWKQDVTIYNNTTAGVEANYDTTSFFIGQDVTITRVDTSFPEALFLNYIPKDKPSISGLSSFDAGITAGIGFSLEISENSKFTIDARYSVGILSIDKTYFNDVEYEFSPSTTGDLTIAGNKFAMVERRTKVDLKNTGMGVYVGYIYFLR from the coding sequence ATGAAATTTGGTAAAATTCTTTTATTCGTTTCTTTGTTTGTTCTCGGAATTGCCTTGAGCTCACAAGCACAATTATTTTATGGGTTTAAAGGTGGTTATACCGGATACAAACTATCTGGAGATACCTATGGTGGAATCAATTCCCTCAAGAGTCCTTCAGGAGGAGCAATCTTAGGATATAAAATGAAAATTGATTTTAGCATACAAGGAGAATTTCTGTATGTAAACAAAGGTGTTCATCAACTATTTACACATCAAAAAACAGTTCATTCATTTGAAAGTGATACCACACCTGTTACAATATTGGATACCAAGAAATACGATAACTCCCTTACCTTATCTTATATTGAAGTTCCCATTTTGTTTAAGAAATCATTTTCCTTTAAAGGAGGCGTTTTCCCATATGACAGAAAAACGGGCAAACTCGATTTAGATATTTTTCTAGGCCCCTATATGGGATACCGCTTTGGATCATCTAACAAGCTAACCACTGTATGGAAACAAGATGTAACTATCTATAATAACACAACAGCTGGTGTTGAAGCGAATTATGATACCACTTCATTTTTCATTGGTCAGGATGTTACAATAACTCGAGTCGATACATCTTTTCCAGAAGCTTTATTTCTTAATTACATTCCAAAAGATAAGCCATCTATTTCTGGCCTGAGTTCTTTTGATGCTGGAATAACAGCAGGTATTGGTTTTAGTTTAGAAATTTCAGAGAATTCAAAGTTTACAATTGATGCTAGATACTCTGTAGGAATATTATCAATCGACAAAACCTATTTCAATGATGTTGAATATGAGTTTTCACCATCAACTACTGGAGACTTAACTATTGCAGGAAACAAATTTGCTATGGTTGAAAGAAGAACAAAAGTAGATTTGAAAAATACAGGAATGGGTGTATATGTTGGTTATATATATTTTCTAAGATAA
- a CDS encoding SUMF1/EgtB/PvdO family nonheme iron enzyme yields the protein MKKIFQLLFLASLTILILGSCSKERSSTTGWKYNDVKWGGFEKHEYKGQETGPNLVFIQGGTFTMGQVEGDVTYDNNAYTRRVTVSSFFMDETEVMNIDYREYCYWLLRVFVDYPEVYEQALPDTNTWRNKLAFNEPMVMYYFRHPNYNDYPVVGVNWIQASGFAAWRTDRVNEMIMIREGFLKPNPDQINEDNFNSEAYLAGQYEGLVKKKVKSYSTTAKERRVKMEDGILLPAYRLPTEAEWEYAALAQIGDALFENVNTRRQYAWAGHSLRKTDTKYRGKILINMRRGKGDLMGTASELNDAESRTAAVRSYWPNDYGLYNMAGNVSEWVQDIYRPLSLEDIVDLDPMRGNVFQVPAKDEDGYLLEKDSLGRIIYRDVTLEENIDRRNYRDADNIGYLDEANYEAGAQMYDYGISSLVNNKARVYKGGSWWDRAYWQNPGTRRYLDEEQNLPVLGFRCAMVSVGEAKKHSRNF from the coding sequence ATGAAAAAGATATTTCAATTACTATTTTTAGCAAGCCTTACAATACTTATTTTAGGCTCCTGCTCTAAAGAAAGATCCAGTACCACCGGCTGGAAATATAATGATGTGAAATGGGGTGGATTCGAAAAGCATGAATATAAAGGTCAGGAAACCGGACCTAATTTAGTATTTATACAAGGTGGTACCTTTACCATGGGACAAGTCGAAGGCGATGTAACCTATGATAACAATGCATATACACGTAGAGTAACTGTATCGTCATTCTTTATGGATGAAACCGAAGTAATGAATATTGATTACCGCGAATATTGCTATTGGTTGCTTCGTGTATTTGTCGATTATCCTGAAGTATACGAGCAAGCTTTACCTGATACCAATACATGGAGAAACAAATTAGCTTTCAATGAGCCAATGGTCATGTATTATTTCAGACATCCAAATTATAATGACTATCCTGTTGTTGGCGTTAATTGGATTCAGGCATCTGGTTTTGCTGCTTGGAGAACTGATCGTGTGAATGAAATGATTATGATTAGAGAAGGTTTCCTTAAGCCTAATCCAGATCAGATCAATGAAGACAATTTTAATTCAGAAGCTTATTTGGCTGGCCAATACGAAGGCTTGGTTAAAAAGAAAGTAAAGAGCTATAGTACAACTGCAAAAGAAAGAAGAGTTAAAATGGAAGATGGTATTTTATTACCAGCTTATCGTTTACCAACTGAGGCTGAATGGGAATATGCAGCATTGGCACAAATTGGTGATGCTTTATTTGAAAATGTTAATACCCGTAGACAATATGCATGGGCCGGACATTCATTAAGAAAAACGGATACAAAATATAGAGGAAAAATTCTCATTAACATGCGTAGAGGAAAGGGTGACTTGATGGGTACTGCAAGTGAACTTAATGATGCAGAATCAAGAACAGCAGCAGTTCGCTCCTATTGGCCTAACGATTATGGCTTATATAACATGGCTGGTAACGTTAGCGAATGGGTTCAGGATATTTACAGACCTCTTTCACTTGAAGATATTGTTGACTTAGATCCTATGAGAGGAAATGTTTTTCAAGTACCTGCTAAAGATGAAGACGGATACCTTCTTGAAAAAGATAGTTTAGGACGTATTATTTACAGAGATGTAACCCTTGAAGAAAATATTGATAGAAGAAATTACCGCGATGCCGATAACATTGGTTATTTGGATGAAGCGAATTACGAAGCAGGTGCTCAAATGTATGATTATGGTATTTCTTCATTGGTAAACAATAAAGCCCGCGTATACAAAGGTGGATCATGGTGGGATCGTGCCTACTGGCAAAACCCTGGTACCAGAAGATATTTGGATGAAGAGCAGAATTTACCGGTTCTCGGTTTCCGCTGCGCAATGGTTTCAGTTGGTGAAGCTAAAAAACATTCACGCAATTTCTAA
- a CDS encoding type IX secretion system membrane protein PorP/SprF yields MRKLLFAILLLIQGLYHSYGQDPHFTQFYANPLFLNPAMAGSAMQHRVISNYRNQWPNISGAYVTYAASYDGFYEEIAGGLGFQVMYDKAGEGDLSTTSGSFMYSYHLAVSRKFAIKAGLQAQFMQKSIDFSRLSWFDMIEPRAGFVNGTAEPYPDNGFYKSKLVTDFSAGLVGFTEKFYVGVAMHHINQPNLSFYESNQSIIPRKFTAHLGMQLPLDNERKPKHYFSPNVLFMQQHNFAQFNIGAYYIKDFLIAGVWYRHTSVGTEGFMALIGLKKDPFKIGYSYDLTNTDVRIGSISSHEISISIEFKTYKSPPQKKWIKLICPGF; encoded by the coding sequence ATGAGAAAGCTTTTATTTGCAATTTTACTACTAATTCAAGGATTATACCATTCCTATGGACAAGACCCTCATTTTACCCAATTCTACGCAAATCCCTTATTTTTAAATCCTGCCATGGCTGGATCTGCCATGCAACACCGTGTCATTTCCAATTATCGCAATCAATGGCCCAATATTTCAGGAGCTTATGTTACATATGCAGCATCTTATGACGGATTTTACGAAGAAATTGCAGGAGGTTTAGGTTTTCAGGTTATGTATGACAAAGCAGGTGAAGGAGATTTATCGACTACTTCAGGAAGTTTTATGTACTCATATCACCTTGCTGTTTCAAGAAAGTTTGCCATCAAAGCCGGGCTTCAAGCACAGTTTATGCAAAAAAGCATTGACTTCTCCCGCCTTTCCTGGTTTGATATGATAGAACCACGTGCAGGTTTTGTAAATGGTACTGCAGAACCTTATCCTGATAATGGGTTTTATAAATCTAAATTGGTCACTGATTTTTCAGCTGGTTTAGTTGGCTTTACTGAAAAATTTTATGTAGGTGTTGCAATGCATCACATCAATCAACCAAATTTATCTTTTTACGAAAGTAATCAAAGCATCATCCCAAGGAAATTTACAGCACATTTGGGCATGCAACTACCTTTGGATAATGAACGTAAACCAAAACATTATTTTTCACCCAATGTTTTGTTTATGCAACAACACAATTTCGCTCAGTTTAATATAGGCGCTTATTATATAAAGGATTTCTTGATTGCCGGTGTTTGGTATAGACACACATCTGTTGGAACAGAAGGTTTTATGGCATTGATCGGTTTAAAAAAGGATCCATTTAAAATTGGATATAGCTACGATTTAACCAATACAGATGTTCGGATTGGTTCAATCAGCAGTCATGAAATTTCAATTTCTATTGAATTCAAGACCTACAAAAGTCCTCCACAGAAGAAATGGATTAAATTAATTTGCCCCGGATTCTGA
- the porU gene encoding type IX secretion system sortase PorU, with protein sequence MNQPIDIYKKRTIISIIIILFLSTANIQGFSQEIAINKRINWQEISKYNERTGMQQLVQSFESAYYPDAESNMPYIFESIPLNLDGIIQVEITNIVTEQINKSPYINFDIKQDFQINSSKSYAAKEVFADILIFPFRLAEETNQLERLISFTLNVSSSPAIDKTVVSKRATTNSVLSSGSWYKVKVTESGVYRIGYDMLKDMGIDVNSINPKNIRIFGNGGGMLPQPNFVERPDDLQENAIYVAGQADNSFDKSDYILFYAQGPHPWVYNDVKEMFLHQYNYYSDFAYYFITVGNEAGNRVQNQASLTQAANYTSTTYQYRAFYEKNMRTEVTDYVKSGRDWFADEFSLTTQKSFPFNIPTINKSYPVKFVSSLAGRSSSFNSFELVVDGNNYTQSFNKTITSDYLAQYCNVNTQTNDFIPKSGDLNFSYTYLKPNSNSMGWMNYIVLNATSNLVLNSGQMKFRDIESINFNVTEYRISSTLSNMTIWNVADIQNPKEILAQKQSGYFYFRSIDTALTEYVAFEHANAKVPIFVEKIDNQNLHAIHDVELIIITHPKYIDAANKLAEYRRNKDGYTVEVVKIGAVYNEFCSGAQDITAIRDFVKHVYDQENAPGKELKYLLLIGDASYDFKDVLTGNTNDIPTYQSFEIYSPIYSYASDDYYGFLDENEGDWDDDSATRYHKLDIGIGRLPVNSASQAMDVVDKIINYTEKPSFGDWRNIVAFVSDDVDDSGLNAHFEQSEVLTGLISYKSKLLNPQKIYMDAYEQVASANGHKYPEATKAINNRMNSGALIINYIGHGGEVGWAHERVLEVADIKSWDNFDKLPVFVTATCEFSRYDDPERVSAGELVLLNPNGGGVALLTTSRVVWVHANNDLTNKLYDSNIFDLKDNKHKTLGQIIVMTKNRATFHENTRKFILLGDPSMKLALPDNQVVATSVPDTLKAFQLVEIKGEVRDYLGGKMSGFNGTVYPTIFDKQSKLRTLDNDNTGKARDFNLRKNIIYKGKASVVNGDFSFQFVVPKDISYFNGQGKISFYACNDTIEASGYYDNIVVGGTADTINYDTLGPMIELYIGDTNFVSGGLTNENPILLARVYDESGINTVGNGIGHEIIAFLDDDNPTVLNDYYQSYLNSYQAGEINYQFFNLTEGLHSLVLKVWDIQNNSATASIDFVVTFGDQLLIEDLFNYPNPFSRSTTFSFEHNQAETDIHYSLGIYSLQGNLIKMIEDDLFTFGNRETSISWSPYDDYGNSIEAGIYLYRLIITTPEGESAQKSGRLIYVH encoded by the coding sequence ATGAACCAACCGATTGATATTTATAAAAAACGGACAATTATATCTATTATTATAATACTTTTTTTATCAACAGCTAATATACAAGGATTTTCACAAGAAATAGCAATTAATAAAAGGATTAATTGGCAAGAAATTTCCAAATATAATGAGAGGACTGGTATGCAGCAGCTTGTTCAAAGCTTTGAGAGTGCCTATTATCCTGATGCAGAGAGTAATATGCCCTATATTTTTGAGTCAATTCCGCTTAATTTGGATGGAATTATACAGGTTGAGATTACAAATATTGTTACAGAACAGATAAATAAAAGCCCTTATATTAATTTCGATATTAAACAGGATTTTCAGATAAATTCTTCTAAATCTTATGCCGCTAAAGAAGTATTTGCTGATATTTTGATATTTCCTTTCCGATTGGCGGAAGAAACAAATCAGCTTGAACGTTTAATTAGTTTTACATTGAATGTTTCCAGTAGTCCTGCTATTGATAAAACTGTGGTTAGTAAAAGAGCAACAACAAATTCAGTTTTATCAAGTGGTAGTTGGTATAAAGTAAAAGTTACAGAATCAGGTGTTTATCGCATTGGTTATGATATGCTGAAAGATATGGGCATTGATGTAAATTCAATTAATCCCAAGAACATTCGAATTTTTGGCAATGGAGGAGGCATGCTTCCTCAACCAAATTTTGTTGAGCGTCCTGATGATTTGCAGGAAAATGCAATTTATGTTGCTGGTCAGGCCGATAATTCTTTTGATAAATCAGATTACATTTTGTTTTATGCACAAGGGCCTCATCCATGGGTGTACAATGATGTAAAGGAAATGTTTCTGCACCAATACAATTACTATAGCGATTTTGCCTATTATTTTATCACCGTTGGAAACGAAGCAGGAAATCGTGTGCAAAATCAAGCCAGCCTTACTCAAGCTGCTAATTATACCAGTACTACTTACCAGTATCGTGCTTTTTATGAAAAAAACATGCGAACAGAAGTAACCGATTATGTTAAATCTGGTCGCGATTGGTTTGCAGATGAATTCAGTTTAACAACACAGAAATCTTTTCCTTTTAATATCCCTACAATAAATAAGTCCTATCCGGTTAAGTTTGTTTCCAGTTTAGCAGGAAGATCATCATCCTTTAATAGTTTTGAATTAGTGGTTGATGGGAATAACTATACACAATCTTTTAATAAAACAATTACATCTGATTATTTAGCTCAATATTGTAATGTAAATACACAAACCAATGATTTCATCCCGAAAAGTGGTGACCTCAATTTTTCCTATACGTATTTGAAGCCCAACAGTAATTCCATGGGGTGGATGAATTATATTGTTTTAAATGCCACATCCAATTTAGTATTGAATTCAGGTCAGATGAAATTCAGGGATATTGAATCAATTAATTTTAACGTTACAGAATATCGTATTTCATCTACACTAAGCAATATGACTATTTGGAATGTAGCCGACATTCAAAATCCAAAAGAGATTCTAGCACAAAAACAATCCGGTTATTTTTATTTCCGATCAATTGATACAGCCTTAACTGAATATGTAGCTTTTGAACATGCAAATGCCAAAGTGCCTATTTTTGTTGAGAAAATAGATAATCAAAACCTGCATGCGATTCATGATGTTGAATTAATAATTATTACCCACCCCAAATATATTGATGCAGCTAATAAATTAGCAGAATATCGGAGAAATAAAGATGGCTATACAGTTGAAGTTGTAAAAATTGGAGCTGTATATAATGAGTTTTGCTCAGGAGCTCAGGATATAACTGCGATCCGTGATTTTGTGAAACATGTATATGATCAGGAAAATGCCCCTGGAAAGGAATTAAAATATTTATTGCTGATAGGTGATGCCTCATACGATTTTAAGGATGTACTAACAGGAAACACAAATGACATTCCGACTTACCAATCCTTTGAAATATACTCACCAATATATTCCTATGCTTCGGATGATTATTACGGATTTTTGGACGAAAACGAAGGAGATTGGGATGATGATTCAGCAACCCGATATCATAAATTAGATATTGGAATTGGTCGATTGCCTGTGAATTCTGCCAGTCAAGCTATGGATGTGGTTGACAAAATTATTAATTATACAGAAAAACCATCCTTTGGCGATTGGCGTAACATTGTTGCATTTGTGTCTGATGATGTGGACGATAGCGGATTAAATGCTCATTTCGAACAATCAGAAGTATTAACTGGCCTCATCTCATACAAAAGCAAACTATTAAATCCACAAAAAATATACATGGATGCATACGAGCAAGTAGCGTCTGCCAATGGTCATAAATATCCAGAAGCAACAAAAGCCATAAACAATAGAATGAATAGTGGAGCGCTAATCATTAATTATATTGGACATGGTGGAGAAGTAGGTTGGGCACATGAAAGAGTTCTTGAAGTGGCTGACATTAAGTCTTGGGATAATTTCGATAAGTTGCCTGTGTTTGTAACAGCAACATGTGAATTCAGTCGTTATGATGATCCAGAGCGTGTTTCAGCCGGAGAGTTGGTTTTACTAAATCCAAATGGAGGAGGTGTAGCCTTACTGACAACTTCACGTGTAGTATGGGTACATGCAAATAATGACTTGACCAATAAACTTTATGATAGTAATATTTTTGATTTGAAGGATAATAAACATAAAACTCTGGGTCAAATAATTGTAATGACAAAGAATCGGGCAACTTTTCACGAAAATACACGAAAGTTTATTTTGCTTGGTGATCCCTCTATGAAGTTGGCTTTACCTGACAATCAGGTTGTGGCTACTTCCGTTCCTGATACTTTAAAAGCTTTTCAATTGGTTGAAATAAAAGGTGAAGTCAGGGATTATCTGGGTGGTAAGATGTCTGGTTTTAATGGAACAGTATATCCAACTATTTTCGATAAACAGAGCAAGCTTAGAACATTAGATAATGACAATACAGGCAAAGCACGTGATTTTAATTTAAGAAAAAACATCATTTATAAAGGAAAAGCTTCTGTTGTTAATGGCGATTTTTCATTCCAATTTGTTGTACCTAAAGATATTTCCTATTTCAATGGTCAGGGAAAAATAAGTTTTTATGCTTGCAACGACACAATAGAAGCAAGTGGTTATTACGACAATATTGTTGTTGGAGGTACGGCTGATACTATTAATTACGATACATTAGGGCCAATGATAGAATTATATATTGGTGACACCAATTTTGTATCAGGCGGCTTGACCAATGAAAATCCGATATTATTAGCACGTGTTTATGATGAAAGTGGAATTAATACAGTAGGAAATGGGATAGGACACGAAATAATTGCTTTCCTGGATGATGATAATCCAACCGTATTGAATGATTACTACCAATCCTATCTAAACAGTTATCAGGCAGGTGAAATAAATTATCAATTTTTTAATCTCACAGAAGGCTTGCATAGTCTGGTGCTTAAAGTATGGGATATTCAAAATAATTCAGCAACAGCCAGTATTGATTTTGTGGTCACCTTTGGAGATCAGTTATTGATAGAAGATTTGTTCAATTACCCAAATC